From Micromonospora rhizosphaerae, the proteins below share one genomic window:
- the rarD gene encoding EamA family transporter RarD: MNEIRLGYLYGLGAYLLWGFFPLYFKLLRPAGPAEILAHRIVWSVAFVALLLAAARNIGFLRTLLRRPRALAGIVAAAAVIAVNWGTYIYGVNSDRVVETALGYFINPLVSVLLGVLVLRERLRPAQWAALGVGALAVAVLTVDYGRLPYLALTLAFSFAGYGLVKKRLGLPAAEGLFVESAVLALPALAYLGWLVWRGESTFGHVSAGHTVLLVLAGAATAIPLLLFAGAANRLPLSALGMLQYLAPILQLGCGVLIFHEPMPPARLAGFALVWLALIVFTADAVRHARRTRAEARTRTPVAAGAR; the protein is encoded by the coding sequence GTGAACGAGATCCGCCTCGGCTACCTGTACGGGCTCGGCGCGTACCTGCTGTGGGGCTTCTTCCCGCTCTACTTCAAGCTGCTGCGCCCGGCCGGGCCGGCGGAGATCCTCGCCCACCGGATCGTCTGGTCGGTGGCCTTCGTGGCGCTGCTGCTGGCCGCCGCGCGCAACATCGGCTTCCTCCGCACGCTGCTGCGCCGGCCCCGGGCCCTGGCGGGCATCGTCGCCGCCGCTGCGGTGATCGCGGTCAACTGGGGCACCTACATCTACGGGGTGAACTCGGACCGGGTGGTGGAGACCGCCCTCGGCTACTTCATCAACCCCCTGGTGTCGGTGCTGCTCGGGGTCCTCGTGCTGCGGGAGCGGCTGCGCCCGGCCCAGTGGGCGGCGCTGGGCGTCGGCGCGCTGGCGGTGGCCGTGCTCACCGTCGACTACGGCCGGCTGCCGTACCTGGCGCTCACCCTGGCCTTCAGCTTCGCCGGGTACGGGCTGGTCAAGAAGCGGCTCGGGCTGCCCGCCGCGGAGGGGCTCTTCGTCGAGTCCGCGGTGCTGGCGCTGCCCGCGCTGGCCTACCTGGGATGGCTGGTGTGGCGGGGCGAGTCGACGTTCGGGCACGTCTCGGCCGGGCACACCGTGCTGCTGGTGCTGGCCGGCGCGGCCACCGCCATCCCGCTGCTGCTCTTCGCGGGCGCGGCGAACCGACTGCCGCTGTCCGCGCTGGGCATGCTGCAGTACCTCGCCCCGATCCTCCAGCTCGGCTGCGGGGTGCTGATCTTCCACGAGCCGATGCCGCCGGCCCGGCTGGCCGGCTTCGCCCTGGTCTGGCTCGCGCTGATCGTCTTCACCGCCGACGCCGTCCGCCACGCCCGCCGTACCCGCGCCGAGGCACGCACGCGGACCCCGGTCGCCGCCGGCGCCCGCTGA
- a CDS encoding IclR family transcriptional regulator yields the protein MRDPLAEPSDLIRSVSRALRVLESVGRAPRGLTVKQIARRCELTVATTYHLVRTLAYEGYVIRREDGTYIVGLEVADRYRELVTAFRGPPAVGESLRRAAADTGYSHFLGRFVGGQVAVTAVAEGPRTPYLEDLVPGFDEGAHATALGKSLLATLTPEQRFRYLREYGMRPFTNATLTTVDAIEADLAAGDRRGMQLELGQFRQGVACAAVLVTPDKDIERRVVLACALPASEMMTSARVVRAKLLTVARAVADGIAAET from the coding sequence GTGCGCGACCCCTTGGCGGAACCTTCGGATCTGATCCGAAGCGTGTCCCGTGCGCTTCGAGTCCTTGAGTCGGTCGGCCGTGCACCAAGGGGCCTGACCGTCAAACAGATCGCGCGCCGCTGCGAGCTGACCGTGGCCACCACCTACCACCTGGTCCGCACCCTGGCGTACGAGGGCTACGTCATCCGCCGCGAGGACGGCACGTACATCGTCGGGCTGGAGGTGGCCGACCGATACCGCGAGCTGGTGACCGCGTTCCGTGGCCCGCCCGCCGTCGGCGAGAGCCTGCGGAGGGCGGCGGCGGACACCGGCTACAGCCACTTCCTGGGCCGCTTCGTCGGCGGCCAGGTGGCGGTCACCGCGGTCGCCGAGGGGCCGCGTACGCCGTACCTGGAGGATCTGGTGCCCGGCTTCGACGAGGGGGCGCACGCCACCGCGCTGGGCAAGAGCCTGCTCGCCACCCTCACCCCCGAGCAGCGCTTCCGCTACCTGCGGGAGTACGGCATGCGCCCGTTCACCAACGCCACGCTGACCACTGTGGATGCGATCGAGGCCGACCTCGCCGCCGGTGACCGGCGCGGCATGCAACTGGAGCTGGGGCAGTTCCGGCAGGGGGTGGCCTGCGCCGCGGTGCTGGTCACCCCGGACAAGGACATCGAGCGCCGGGTGGTGCTCGCCTGCGCGCTGCCGGCCAGCGAGATGATGACCTCCGCCCGGGTGGTCCGGGCCAAGCTGCTCACCGTCGCCCGGGCCGTCGCCGACGGCATTGCCGCCGAGACCTGA
- a CDS encoding MFS transporter, translating to MTHSVLDPSPPARAVRASAGAIATTIACVLPVFLVGGLAVQMSDDLHFSPAGLGLAVSIYFGISALASVPSGALVERYGPAVLARAGILLSAGSLLAVAALARSYPILVGLLGLSAAANALGQLASNAALARHVPAHRQGLSFGVKQAAIPVSTLLAGAAVPTIALTAGWRWAFVAAAVAALAALPAVPRQEAGRARRAARTRAGRATVALVVVGMAATLAAAAANALGTFVVDSSVGRGLPPGLAGLTLTLGSAVCVAARVGAGWLADRRETGHVAVIAGMLVVGAAGLGLLALAGPVPLVVGVVLGFGLGWAWPGLVNFAVVRLHPQAPAAATSITQTGVYAGGCLGPLGLGAAAAHLGYPTMWAVAAVAMLLAAALMLTGSRLLTHP from the coding sequence ATGACCCACAGCGTGCTCGACCCCTCGCCTCCCGCGCGTGCCGTCCGGGCCAGCGCGGGCGCCATCGCCACCACCATCGCCTGCGTGCTGCCCGTCTTCCTGGTCGGCGGCCTCGCCGTTCAGATGAGCGATGACCTCCACTTCTCCCCCGCCGGGCTGGGCCTGGCCGTCTCGATCTACTTCGGCATCAGCGCGTTGGCCTCGGTACCGTCCGGGGCGCTGGTCGAGCGGTACGGGCCCGCCGTGCTGGCCCGCGCCGGCATCCTGCTCTCCGCCGGCTCCCTGCTGGCCGTGGCGGCGCTGGCCCGGTCGTACCCGATACTGGTCGGGCTGCTCGGGCTGAGCGCCGCGGCGAACGCCCTCGGCCAACTCGCCAGCAACGCCGCGCTGGCCCGGCACGTACCCGCCCACCGGCAGGGGCTGTCGTTCGGGGTGAAGCAGGCCGCCATCCCGGTCTCCACCCTGCTGGCCGGCGCGGCGGTGCCGACCATCGCCCTGACCGCCGGCTGGCGCTGGGCGTTCGTGGCCGCCGCCGTCGCCGCGCTGGCCGCGCTGCCGGCCGTACCCAGGCAGGAAGCTGGCCGGGCCCGCCGGGCCGCCAGAACCCGCGCCGGACGGGCCACGGTGGCGCTGGTGGTGGTCGGGATGGCCGCGACGCTGGCCGCGGCGGCCGCCAACGCGCTGGGCACCTTCGTGGTCGACTCCTCGGTCGGCCGGGGGCTGCCACCGGGTCTGGCCGGCCTCACCCTGACGCTGGGCAGCGCGGTCTGCGTGGCCGCCCGGGTCGGCGCCGGCTGGCTCGCCGACCGCCGGGAGACCGGCCACGTCGCGGTGATCGCCGGCATGCTGGTGGTCGGCGCGGCCGGACTGGGCCTGCTCGCGCTGGCCGGGCCGGTGCCGCTGGTGGTCGGCGTGGTGCTCGGCTTCGGGCTCGGCTGGGCCTGGCCCGGGCTGGTGAACTTCGCGGTGGTCCGGCTCCACCCCCAGGCCCCGGCCGCCGCCACCTCGATCACCCAGACCGGGGTGTACGCCGGCGGCTGCCTCGGCCCGCTCGGCCTCGGCGCCGCGGCCGCCCACCTCGGCTATCCGACGATGTGGGCGGTTGCCGCCGTCGCCATGCTCCTGGCCGCCGCCCTCATGCTCACCGGCAGCCGCCTCCTCACCCACCCCTGA
- a CDS encoding anti-sigma factor family protein, whose amino-acid sequence MTRCEFAHDDGAYVLGALAPGERAAYERHLAGCAACREAVAEIAVLPGLLGRLDPAGLEQFLPSASETSRLPALLAAAGDRRRRERSRSRRRYALTALAAAVLAVLVGVGVTLARPDAATPAEVPMVAMRPVAGTVPVHAEIGLTRTDWGTQVTMHCGYDQWGGRRQAWTFRLVAHGPDGATEQVGSWLAAPGEDVRLTGATRFTGGELVRLELLRGDNTPVLAYDAR is encoded by the coding sequence ATGACCCGGTGCGAGTTCGCGCACGACGACGGCGCGTACGTGCTGGGCGCCCTCGCTCCCGGCGAGCGCGCCGCCTACGAGCGGCACCTGGCCGGCTGCGCGGCCTGCCGGGAGGCGGTGGCCGAGATCGCCGTGCTGCCCGGGCTCCTCGGCCGGCTCGACCCGGCCGGGCTGGAGCAGTTCCTACCGTCCGCGTCGGAGACCTCGCGGCTGCCCGCGCTGCTCGCCGCCGCCGGAGACCGCCGGCGCCGCGAGCGGTCCAGGTCCCGTCGGCGGTACGCCCTGACCGCGCTCGCCGCCGCCGTGCTCGCCGTGCTGGTGGGGGTCGGCGTGACCCTGGCCCGTCCGGACGCCGCCACCCCTGCGGAGGTACCGATGGTGGCCATGCGGCCGGTCGCCGGCACGGTGCCCGTACACGCCGAGATCGGGTTGACCCGCACCGACTGGGGGACCCAGGTCACCATGCACTGCGGCTACGACCAGTGGGGCGGCCGCCGCCAGGCGTGGACCTTCCGGCTGGTGGCGCACGGCCCGGACGGCGCGACGGAGCAGGTCGGCTCCTGGCTGGCCGCCCCCGGCGAGGATGTCCGACTCACCGGCGCCACCCGCTTCACCGGCGGCGAGCTGGTCCGGCTGGAACTGCTCCGCGGGGACAACACCCCCGTGCTGGCCTACGACGCCCGCTGA
- a CDS encoding sigma-70 family RNA polymerase sigma factor, with protein MLRALHDEHADALFAHALRLVNGDRSRAEDLVQETLLRAWRHPEALDPTRGSVRAWLFTTARNLAIDAWRRRSTRVGEVYTDELPEPADTVDETERAVEAWTVAEALNQLSPTHREVLVECFYQGRSVAEAAARLGVPPGTVKSRTHYALRSLRLVLAEMGVTR; from the coding sequence CTGCTGCGCGCGTTGCACGACGAGCACGCCGACGCGCTCTTCGCGCACGCCCTCCGGCTGGTCAACGGCGACCGGTCACGGGCCGAGGACCTGGTGCAGGAGACGCTGCTGCGGGCGTGGCGGCACCCGGAGGCGCTGGACCCCACGCGCGGCTCGGTCCGCGCCTGGCTCTTCACCACCGCGCGGAACCTGGCGATCGACGCCTGGCGGCGCCGGTCGACCCGGGTCGGCGAGGTCTACACCGACGAGCTGCCCGAGCCCGCCGACACGGTCGACGAAACGGAGCGCGCGGTGGAGGCGTGGACCGTGGCCGAGGCGTTGAACCAGCTCAGCCCGACCCACCGCGAGGTGCTGGTCGAGTGCTTCTACCAGGGGCGGTCGGTGGCCGAGGCGGCCGCCCGGCTGGGCGTGCCGCCGGGCACGGTGAAGTCGCGCACCCATTACGCGCTGCGCTCACTACGGTTGGTCCTGGCCGAGATGGGGGTGACCCGATGA
- a CDS encoding polyprenyl synthetase family protein: protein MVEDVVIPAGERSGATGSGGRRGPEGTGQFSALGLYLADPRVEASVLGLLEAVEGELRATVTSADPFVTEAARHLVEAGGKRFRPLLVALGAQFGDPTREEVVPAALVVELTHLATLYHDDVMDEAAVRRGAPSANSRWTNSVAILVGDYLFARAADIAADLGPEAVRLQARTFSQLVHGQIAETVGPRAGDDRVAHYLHVIAGKTGSLIATSARFGGMFGGASQEHIEALAGYGETIGVAFQLSDDLLDIASESVQSGKTPGTDLREGVPTLPVLYALASDDSDAASVRLRKILATGPLVDDDLHAEALGLLRESPALKRARETVRSYAEDARAQLAPLPQHPARRALESLCDYIADRTS, encoded by the coding sequence ATGGTTGAGGACGTGGTGATTCCGGCTGGCGAGCGTTCAGGTGCCACCGGCTCCGGCGGTCGTCGGGGTCCGGAGGGCACGGGTCAGTTCAGCGCGCTCGGCCTGTACCTCGCCGACCCCCGCGTCGAGGCGTCCGTGCTGGGCCTGCTCGAGGCCGTCGAGGGCGAGCTGCGGGCCACCGTGACCAGTGCCGACCCGTTCGTCACCGAGGCCGCGCGGCACCTGGTGGAGGCCGGTGGAAAGCGGTTCCGGCCCCTGCTGGTCGCGCTGGGTGCGCAGTTCGGCGACCCGACCCGCGAGGAGGTCGTACCGGCCGCGCTGGTGGTGGAGCTCACTCACCTCGCGACGCTCTACCACGACGACGTGATGGACGAGGCGGCCGTACGCCGGGGCGCCCCGAGCGCCAACTCCCGGTGGACCAACTCGGTGGCCATCCTGGTCGGTGACTACCTCTTCGCCCGGGCCGCCGACATCGCTGCCGACCTGGGCCCGGAGGCGGTACGCCTGCAGGCGCGGACCTTCTCCCAACTGGTGCACGGTCAGATCGCGGAGACCGTCGGCCCCCGGGCCGGCGACGACCGGGTCGCCCACTATCTGCACGTGATCGCCGGGAAGACCGGCTCGCTGATCGCCACCTCGGCGCGGTTCGGCGGCATGTTCGGCGGGGCGTCCCAGGAGCACATCGAGGCGCTGGCCGGGTACGGCGAGACCATCGGGGTGGCCTTCCAGCTCTCCGACGACCTGCTCGACATCGCCTCCGAGTCGGTGCAGTCCGGCAAGACGCCCGGCACCGACCTGCGCGAGGGGGTGCCCACCCTGCCGGTGCTGTACGCGCTCGCCTCGGACGACTCCGATGCCGCCTCCGTGCGGTTGCGGAAGATCCTGGCCACCGGTCCGCTGGTCGACGACGACCTGCACGCCGAGGCCCTCGGCCTGCTCCGCGAGTCCCCCGCGCTCAAGCGTGCCCGGGAGACGGTCCGCAGCTACGCCGAGGACGCCCGCGCCCAGCTCGCCCCGCTGCCGCAGCACCCGGCCCGCCGCGCGCTCGAATCCCTCTGCGACTACATCGCCGACCGCACCAGCTGA